From ANME-2 cluster archaeon:
CCTTCAGGTAAGCGGACAATCCACTGGTAATCTCACTGAAAATATTAACATTATCATGAACGGCAGAGCCAACCTGTACCGCCGAAGCCCCAGCCATCATCATCTCCACTGCATCCTGCCAGCTTCCGATACCTCCCACACCAATGACAGGGATGTCCAGTGCTTTATACAGGTCATATACGCATTTTACAGCCACCGGACGTACTGCAGGGCCGGAAAGGCCACCGTACAGGTTGCCAAGTATCGGATACCCGCTATGGATATCTATAGCCATGCCCCGTACCGTATTGATAGCAACAACAGCATCGGCTCCACCCCTGCTCGCAGCCTCACCGATCTCCACTATATCTGTGACATTCGGGGTGAGCTTGACCCACACCGGTACATCGGTTGTCCGTTTGGCAGCCCTGGTGATCTCTTCCACCAGTACCGGGTCAGTACCAACTACAGTTCCGTAACCACTGGCATGGGGGCAGCTTACATTTAATTCGTAGGCACTGGCACCTTTGAGTCCGATAATTATTTCTACAAACTCATCCGGATGTGCCCCGAAAACGCTGGCGATCACAGGAACACCGCCTTCACTGGCAATCGAAAGTTCTTTCCTGAAATCCCTGTAAGACGGATTTGGCAGGCCCATTGCATTCAGGAACCCACAATCCAGTTTGAGCATAGTAGGATTCGGGTGGCCTTCCTTAGGCTCGGAGCCTATGGACTTTGTGACCACAGCACCCGCACCTTCCCCAGTCATACGTTTCAGTGAGGCACCTGTGGTGCCAAGAACGCCTGCCGCCAGTATGGTCGGGGTTTCCAGTTCAAGCCCGGTAAGTTGTATCGAAAGATCGGTTGAGGACATACTATCCATAGACCTCGTCAACTGTATATCCGTTATGCACAACCTTTGAAATTTTACCTACCAGAACGGCCGGGTCATCTGCCTGGAATACGTTCCTTCCTATTGCCACACCCCGCCCGCCTGACTGTATTGAATCATATACCATCTGCAAAAGGTCACGCTCAGTCTCCATCCTGGGTCCTCCGGCTACAACTATTGGTACAGGACAGCCGTCAACCACTTCCCTGAATGAATCCGGGTCACCGGTATAATTTGTCTTGACAATATCTGCGCCAAGTTCGGCACCTACCCGGGCCGCATGCCTGACGTACTCTACATCATGTTCGGAATCAACCTTTGGTCCCCTTGGATACATCATTGCCACAAGGGGCATACCCCATTCATCGCATTTGCTGGCGATCATGCCCAGTCCCTTCAACATCTCTGCTTCATCCTCGGCACCAATGTTAACATGTACCGATACTGCATCTGCTCCCACTTTTATTGCCTCTTCCACTGATGTGACCAGTACCTTATGGTTAGGGTCAGGGCCCAGTGAAGTGGACGCTGACAGGTGTATGATCAGTCCCACATCCCTGCCGTAACCACGGTGGCCGTACTTGGGTAAGCCCATGTGTCCCAGTACAGCATTGGCGCCGCCTTCTGCCACTTTGTTCACCATTTTCGACAGGTCGGTCAATCCTTTAATGGGACCTGCACCAACACCATGATCCATGGGAATAATGATTGTCCGAAGAGTTTCCCTGTCAAAAATCCGTTCCATCCGTACCAATTTCCCAATGTTTAGAGACCTTATGACATTTGTTTGCATGTGTTCCACCTGGAAATATTCAAGGTTCTGATTGTACTTATTTATTTAGATTCCAGTGAATATTGTCTCCCGCTAAACTTATGAGAATTCGGACTGCAGATAAATGTAGATAACGCATCCATTAAAAAAAGTCGGGGAATAAAATCTGTATTGGTCATTGTTTATATTATCTGCTACAGAGAGCACAGAACGTTATTGTTTTCTCTGTGGTTATAAACCGTTCCAGGAAATAATAATAAGTCTCCCATTTATGCTACAATAGTCTCACTTCATCGAGAAAAGCGGGCCTATTCTTCAATTCTGATCTAAGCTATGAAAAACGTTCTGTCCACTCAATTTAATCTTTTAAGATATCCATGTAGATACTTTTTACCTTTTTTAGGTTTTTTGCTGCATCCTGGTAAGTTCTTCTATTCCCGCCCGGGATGTTTCTATAGGCTTTTTGCCAGTAATACTTGATGACCTTTTCAGGGAAATCGTATTCCAATTTATCTGCAAACTCATCAAAACCATCATCATTTAAAAGTCCCAGCCTGCCTCTGGGAGAGCCCTGATTTAAAATTGATTCGATGACCGTTTCTTTCATATTTTTGTCCAGACATATCCGCAAATAATCATTAAGGTCTTTTTCTTTGATCTTATTGACAATTTCAGGCTCGATGGATTTCCAGTCCTGGTCTTTCAGGAATTCTTTCATTCTCTTATACTCATTATAATAGCTGCTATGCCAACTGGTAAACCCAAACGATTCCAGCAGAGTTTCTTTTGCGTTCTTGTAGTCTCCCATTAATTTATAATGTACAAACAACCGATCCAGCATATTCTTTTCTTCACTTTGGCGGGATAATGCTGTATGTACAATCCGCTCCAGGTTGGAAGTATCTCCTTTTTTGGCAAAGTGTTCTGACAGGAATTCAAATAGCTCAGTAAGTCTTCCTTCACCTTTTAATATGCCCTCTTCTGCCGTTTCCAGTGCTTTTGGCAAGTCTCCCTTTTCATCATAATATTTAACCAGGTCCCAATAATCCATGCCATATTGAAGGTTTTTCATGCGCTCTTTAAGGTAAGCTTCGTCATCGTGAAGATATTTTTTCTGAATATTCATAATCAGTTTTTTTCTCCAGTTAGATGGGTGCTCATCAAGTTTTTTCACTAAATATTCCCATTCTTCCTTTGTCTGGCAGATTTCAAAGAAAATATCCATTAATCTATCATCAAAACCAGAGTTATGGTAGTTGTATTCTTCAAAAGCTTCGTCCAAAAATTCGAGTTTGGCATTGGCAGTTATATTTCCCACTTCTATCAGTTCAGAAATATTGTTCAGGTAACCGTATGCTTCGTATTCAGCATCTTCTGGTCCGCCGCCATACCCATTAAACTCTGAGATTATACGTCTGGCATCTTCCCAGTATTCGAACAAGAGGTTATCATCTAAAGATGCCAGATCGCCATTCGCATCTGTTTTTGGTGCGGTTTTTTGTTTTTTTTCTTTGAACCATTCCAGGATCAACTGGTATAATTCAGGTTTTTTTTCCATCAGGTTTTCTCCCAGGTCGCATAGATCTGTGTTATCAAGAGACCGCAATCTTTCATCTAACGGGAAATCTACGGGTTGGTTATTTTTTTCTGCTGTCATTATGATTTCCTTAACAAGCGGTGTATTGTTCGTGATTCTTTGTTGCTATCATTCATAATACTTTTCAATATGTGCATTCTGGAAAGACTTTTCGTTTTATACTTTTTCAAGATTATTATAGACGATAAAACCACAAATCTTATTGTGTTTCATTTTGTTCTTAATATAAAAAATTTTAGTGGTAAAATTGGCTCAATTGACTCTTAATTATCTGCAAAATCGAAATCTGTTTTCCAATCATTATCTTGAATCGCTTATTAAAGATAGCCCTGAGTGGAATGAAGACGTGGGTCAGGCATTTGCACGGGCCAGGGAAATCTATGACAGCAGAAGAGATAGCTGGAAGAACCTTGATGAATCCATGCTTGAGAATCCGACCAATTACAGAAACCTCCAGGAATGGTATGAGGAATCGAGGGATAAATTGCAGCCACTCATGGGTAGAATCGAGGCTACGGATAGGCTTATCGACCAGATAGTCTACAGGTTGTACGGGCTGAGCGATGAGGAAATAAAGATTGTAGAGGAAAGCATCTGAAGAAACAAATAATAAAGAGATGTGGTCATGACAGAACCTAATGATTTAATGTTTGAGGTGACAACACCCCTTGGTTTTAAAGTTACTACCTCAAGAAACTACTGGGAATATATTATCACTGTGAAACATCCAATAGTAAAAGGTATGGAATCTGATGTAATTGACACGTTGAAAAATCCAGATTTCATCCGTCAGAGTAAAACAGATGAAAATGTCCATATGTTTTACAGGAATATAAAATACCACAATAAGAACTATCATATGTGTGTAGTAACAAATAATAGTCAAGGATTCATCATTACAGCTTACATCACAGATAGAATAAAAGAAGGTGTCCAGATATGGAAAAAATAAAAGTCATCATCAACCGGGAATCAAACACACTTGATGTATGGTTCGATGAACCTGAAAAGGAATTCATCTGTGAGGAAACAGGAGACGAAGTGATACTCAAAAAGGATAAGGACAATAGGGTAATTGGATTTGAAAAGCTAAATTTGCTCATTGACAAAAATGTAAATGTACCAATAGAAGTAACAGCCACATAAATTTGTATGGCAAATATAAAAAATAAACTTTCAAATCTGCTAAAATCGTCTTAAAATTATTATCAGCCGCATCTCCTTCCCACCCACGCCGACCGCCGCACCGTCTTTGTGGATGAGGCAAAAGCACTCTACACCCAATACCTGGACACACCCGCAGAGCTCGCCCTCCTGCTGGACTTCGTAGGTGAGCGGCTGGGTGCCAAGCCGGAGGAGAGCGATGTGGTACACGACCTGCTCGCACATCTGGCAGAGCGCATGATAGACATGAACAAGGAGAAGAATGCTGAGATAAAAGCATTCTTGGGCTGACTGAGGAAGAAATAGTAGTTATTCACTTTTAATAATTTAAAAAAAGTATTTATCCTAAAGATGATAATAACATATTAGGTTGAAAAACAATGATGAAAAATAACATTTTATTAAGAGACATTATGACAAGGGGGGTAACTTCGGTTCCCATGGATATCACCCTCAGAGAAGTTGCAAAAATAATGGTTGACCAGGACGTTTCTGGCGTAGCAGTTACAGACCATAACGGGGAAATTATGGGATTTATCACAGAAATGGACATGTTGCATGTAGTTGTCGATAAATCACTGCTGGATAACACTGCCGAAGCAATAATGACGACTTCGTTAAAATCGATTAGCCCTTCCACTGATCTGGAAAATGCTTCCAAAGTCATGCTGGACGCACGTATTCACAGACTGATCATACTATCCGAACAAGGTATGGGGGCATCAGACCGTCCTGTGGGTATTCTAAGTGCCAGTGATATCATCAGGCAACTGACGCTGTAAGGATTTATTTTCGCATCGGTGGGAGCCTGCAAAGTTTCGAGCTTAGCTGTGCGTGTACCCTGATAATGTCATATTTAGTCAACAGTCCGGATAGTATGGTGGGGTCATCCCTGTCCACAACAGGTAGTCTCCCGATATTGTTATCCAGCAATTTCCTTAAAGCTTTTTCAAGATTCTCATCTTCATAGGTCACGATCAGCGAGCGGGTCATGATATCACCGGCAGTTACACTGTCCCTTTCATCGGTGGGGACTTTTTCCGCATCTTCAAAGGTCACCATACCGACCAGCTCCAGGTTATCCAGGACAGGATACCCCAGATGACCGTATTTATGGATGAGGTTCAGTACTGTCTGAATCTTTGTGGCAGGGTCGATTGTTATGATATCGCTACTCATAGCTTCCTTTGCCGTTACTAGTTCCAGCACATCTATTGTCATCTCGCGGCGGTGGGCAGGGGAGTCCATCCTTGTAGCCACCTGCTTTTCATATATGGACCATCTGCCTGACAGAACATATGCCAGGGTGGAGGCAAGCATAAGGGGGGGCAGCAGGTTGTAGTTGCCTGAAAGTTCTGATACCATTATTATTGCGGCGATGGGTGTTTTTGCCACACCTGCGAGCAGGGCTGCCGTCCCGACCAGCACAAAGGTAGCTGGCTGCAATACTATAGTGGGGAACAAAGTATGGAAGGTCAGTCCCAGCACGCCGCCCAGCATTGCCCCTATCACCAGTGAGGGACCAAACACACCACCGCTGCCCCCGCTGCTGATTGTGAAGGATGTGGCAAGGATCTTGGCAAATACCAGTAGCAACATAAGCCCTACTACAAGTTGCTGGTCTATGGCCTGCTGGATGAGCCCGTACCCTACGCCCAGGCTTTCGGGTACGAAAAATGCAAGGATGCCAAGCAAAAAGCCGCCGATGGCAGGCCTGTAATGCCGGGGGATGGTCAATCTGTTGAAGATGTTCCTCATGCCGTAGAAGATATGTACATAAAAGATACCAACGGCTGCACATGCGATACCAAGCAGTGCATAGAAAACAAGTTCGTATGGATGGGTGAACTGGTAATTAGGCATGATGAACAGGGAGCCCCAGCCGAACACTGAGCAGAATATGGAATAGGCGATGGTGGACGAGATAAAGGCGGGCACGATGCCCTCTGATTCCGAACCCTGCCTGTACAGTACTTCGATTGCGAATATTGCGCCGCCAAGTGGGGCCTTGAATATGCTGCCCACACCGGCAGCCATGCCGCATATCACGAGAATGCGGCGGTCCCGGTCAGTGAGGTGGAGCCTGGTGGCAAGTATGGAACCGAAACCTGCACTGATCTGGGCTATGGGTCCTTCCCTGCCTGCGCTTCCTCCGGAACCGATGGTTATCATGGATGTCAGTGCTTTGATAAAGGGGACCCGGGTCCTGATCACACCCTGTTTCTGGTGGTAGGAATCGATAACCGAATCGGTGCCGTGCCCTTCGGCCTCGGGGGCAAAGCGGTACACCAGATAGCCTGCAAGCAGTCCGCCGAGCATGGGGAGCAGTATTAATAATAAACGGTTGGGTTCGCCTGTAACAACGGGCAGGAGGTCAACATCACCTCTTGGGGTAATTGGAAAATATCCGCCGATGCCTCCTAATAGGTAATAGGTGGCGTAATACAGGCCTGAATAGAATATGATGGCAACAATTCCGCCCACAATACCTACAAGGATGCTGAGGGCTGTCCATCTCTGGACTTCTTTCAGGTCGAGTTCACGTATTATTTCATGTATCTTGCTGCTGAGGTCCATTTTGATCACACCGGCCAGGGGGTGTGAAAGGTTGGTGAATTTGTGTAGTGGATAATGAATTCAGTTGGTAATTGGTGTTTTAGAAATGACTGTCGATTTTTTCCTGGAATAAAAGAATTTGCAGTACCCGTTTGTTCAACCTTCTTTGATTTTTCAGGTGTTATTAATACAGTATGAGTAATAAGGTTAATGCATTACAAAACTGTGGAATTTATTTGGTTGTTAAATTTGTTGTGAAAATGGCATTTTCAGTATTCCCTTCAAATTAAATGGTAATTGATCATAGTGCTCTGAATTTTGAGACACAGATTTCACTGATTACACAGATTGATAGTGGTTGTGAAAATCAGTGTAATTTATGTCTACATTAATCTTGCATTTGACCATACTTTTTGAAGTGGATACCATTTTCATGCTTATGGGTGTCCCGAAGGCTCATGAATGTTCCAGATCTTCAGATTATTTTAGGGATGGTTATTTTCGTATAATATCTCCTGATGTGAATATTTTATCTTAGTGGAGCCGGAGATTTGTTCTATTGTTTATTCCAGAATATTAACAAAACCACAATTTTATATAATATCTTTGTTAAAATGGTTGCTATGAAACTTGAAAAGGGTTTGGAGTTGCTAAAAGAAAAGGTTCAGGAAGAATTGGCTGGTAAACCATTAGTAGCATATAAGCGCAGGAGGTGAAAGAATGAATGAAGCAGAGTAAATTCCCAAAAGGATGGGATGAAGAAAGGGTACACAAAGTTCTGGCCCATTATGAAAAACAAACAGAAGAGGAAGCCTTAGCCGAGGATGAGACAGCCTATAAAGACAGAACCCAGACTACAATAGATGTTCCTGTTGAATTAGTTCCTGCTGTCAGAGAACTTATCGCAAAGCATCAGACATCACAGCATCCGAAGACAACGGCAGATAACAGCGGATA
This genomic window contains:
- a CDS encoding dihydroorotate dehydrogenase codes for the protein MSSTDLSIQLTGLELETPTILAAGVLGTTGASLKRMTGEGAGAVVTKSIGSEPKEGHPNPTMLKLDCGFLNAMGLPNPSYRDFRKELSIASEGGVPVIASVFGAHPDEFVEIIIGLKGASAYELNVSCPHASGYGTVVGTDPVLVEEITRAAKRTTDVPVWVKLTPNVTDIVEIGEAASRGGADAVVAINTVRGMAIDIHSGYPILGNLYGGLSGPAVRPVAVKCVYDLYKALDIPVIGVGGIGSWQDAVEMMMAGASAVQVGSAVHDNVNIFSEITSGLSAYLKANDHCLDDIIGLAHRKVEP
- a CDS encoding class I fructose-bisphosphate aldolase family protein — encoded protein: MQTNVIRSLNIGKLVRMERIFDRETLRTIIIPMDHGVGAGPIKGLTDLSKMVNKVAEGGANAVLGHMGLPKYGHRGYGRDVGLIIHLSASTSLGPDPNHKVLVTSVEEAIKVGADAVSVHVNIGAEDEAEMLKGLGMIASKCDEWGMPLVAMMYPRGPKVDSEHDVEYVRHAARVGAELGADIVKTNYTGDPDSFREVVDGCPVPIVVAGGPRMETERDLLQMVYDSIQSGGRGVAIGRNVFQADDPAVLVGKISKVVHNGYTVDEVYG
- a CDS encoding DUF4258 domain-containing protein; its protein translation is MTEPNDLMFEVTTPLGFKVTTSRNYWEYIITVKHPIVKGMESDVIDTLKNPDFIRQSKTDENVHMFYRNIKYHNKNYHMCVVTNNSQGFIITAYITDRIKEGVQIWKK
- a CDS encoding DUF2283 domain-containing protein — its product is MEKIKVIINRESNTLDVWFDEPEKEFICEETGDEVILKKDKDNRVIGFEKLNLLIDKNVNVPIEVTAT
- a CDS encoding CBS domain-containing protein; translated protein: MTRGVTSVPMDITLREVAKIMVDQDVSGVAVTDHNGEIMGFITEMDMLHVVVDKSLLDNTAEAIMTTSLKSISPSTDLENASKVMLDARIHRLIILSEQGMGASDRPVGILSASDIIRQLTL
- a CDS encoding CBS domain-containing protein, translated to MDLSSKIHEIIRELDLKEVQRWTALSILVGIVGGIVAIIFYSGLYYATYYLLGGIGGYFPITPRGDVDLLPVVTGEPNRLLLILLPMLGGLLAGYLVYRFAPEAEGHGTDSVIDSYHQKQGVIRTRVPFIKALTSMITIGSGGSAGREGPIAQISAGFGSILATRLHLTDRDRRILVICGMAAGVGSIFKAPLGGAIFAIEVLYRQGSESEGIVPAFISSTIAYSIFCSVFGWGSLFIMPNYQFTHPYELVFYALLGIACAAVGIFYVHIFYGMRNIFNRLTIPRHYRPAIGGFLLGILAFFVPESLGVGYGLIQQAIDQQLVVGLMLLLVFAKILATSFTISSGGSGGVFGPSLVIGAMLGGVLGLTFHTLFPTIVLQPATFVLVGTAALLAGVAKTPIAAIIMVSELSGNYNLLPPLMLASTLAYVLSGRWSIYEKQVATRMDSPAHRREMTIDVLELVTAKEAMSSDIITIDPATKIQTVLNLIHKYGHLGYPVLDNLELVGMVTFEDAEKVPTDERDSVTAGDIMTRSLIVTYEDENLEKALRKLLDNNIGRLPVVDRDDPTILSGLLTKYDIIRVHAQLSSKLCRLPPMRK